Part of the Lentimicrobium sp. L6 genome, CTGGCTTTTGGGAAACCATAATAGGAATAGTTCCTGATAACATCTTTGAAGCATTAGGTTCTGGAAACATCCTCCAGATTATCTTCTTTGGTTTGTTTATGGGTATTGGTTTATCTACCATGCCAGCAAAAAGAAAAGACCCCATTATCAATTCCATCAACTATCTTTTAGAAGCCATGATTTGGATGATTAAGGTGGTGATGTACACAGCACCAATTGGTGTATTTGGTTTAATGGCCGATTCTGTAGGTTCTTTTGGTTTCGAATTAATATTAAGTGTTTTGAATTTGGTTTGGGTATTCCTTATTGGCATCCTTCTAATAGGGATAGTTTTTTATCCATTAACCATCAAGATATTCACCAAGCAAAATATCATGGAATTCTTTAAAGCCATGACTAAACCACAATTGGTGGCCTTTTCAACTGCTTCTTCTTTAGCAACACTGCCATTAAATATGGAAACTTGTGAGAAAGAATTTGGTGTAACAAAAGAAACCACAGCTTTTGTTTTGCCTTTGGGAGCTACTATAAATATGGCAGGAAATGCCATGTATTATGCTTTAGTGGCCTTGTTTTTTTCTCAGGTTTATGGTATCGATTTAACCATGGCACAGTATACTGCTATCATTCTTACCTCTACGGTGGGAGCTGTAGGACAAGCAGGAGTTCCAGGACCAACCTTATTAGTGGTTGCGGTTCTAGTTGCTGCCGATATTCCAATTGATGGCCTCCCCATTCTTTATGCTTTAGATAGGGTTTTCGATATGATTAGAACCACCTTGAATATCACCGGTGATGCAGCAGCTGCTATTATTGTTGATAAATTCAATCAAGTAAAAGAGTAATTTATATATTTAGATATTCTTTGAAGAAAGCTTTAGGATTCGTCTTAAAGCTTTTTTTTAGGTGTTATTTGTTGATAATGCGTGTTTTATCTTGTTTTGAAACCTGTGATTAATGGTTCTAGTATTTCTTAAAATCAATCTCATTTTTAGCTTTTCTGTAAGGAATTATTCTTTTCTGAGTCTACTTCCTCAAATAGCTCGAATTAGTAGTTCTACTCTTAATATGAGCGCAGTAGTAAAGCTGAAATGGACTTAAAAGAAATAGTAAGCAACATTAAAACACAAACACAATGATTAAAGTAAAATCTATTATTCTATTGGCCTTAATGGCATTAGTTTTTGTAACAAGCTGTAAGAAAGATGAGGAGGCTCCAGTAAGTACCAATGGGAATTTAAATATTGAAATCTCTGGCCTTGAAGATTTGGGTAGTGATTATGCCTATGAAGGTTGGATTATAGTAGATGGTAAAGCCATTTCGTCTGGAGTATTTGAAGTAGATGCTACAGGTATGATGAGTAAAACGAGTTTTGAAGTGGCCTTAAGTGATTTAAATGCAGCTTCAACCTATGTTTTAACTATCGAACCCAACCGAGATACCGATCCTAATCCAAGTAGTGTTCATGTTTTAGCAGGTGACTTTGATGGAGGTTCTGCTTCCTTAAGTGTGGCGCATGGCGCGGCCCTTGGCAATGACTTCTCAAGTTCAACTGGAGCCTATATTCTGGCAACTCCAACCGATGGAGGTTCCGAAACAGATGAAAATAGCGGAGTATGGTGGTTAGATCCTTCAGCAGGACCAGCAGCAAGTCTTGATTTACCAGTTTTACCTGCCGGTTGGGCTTATGAAGGATGGGCTGTTGTAGATGGAATTCCAATTAGTACAGGTAGATTTTTATCAACTTCTGGTGCAGACCAATCCGATATTTATAGCGGACAGAGTGCAGATGCGCCTCCATTTCCTGGAGAAGACTTATTGATGAATGCGCCAAATGGCGTATCTTTTCCAACAGATTTAGCAGGAAAAACGGTGGTGATTTCTGTGGAACCACAACCTGATAATAGTGCGGCTCCATTTTTATTAAAACCTTTGGTTGGTGCTGTTCCTAGTGATGCTACTGATCGTACATTATATCAGATGTCGAATAATGCTGCCAATACCAATCCTTCTGGTATGGCAAAGAAAAAATAACCGAATCGAACAGAGGTTAATATTTAAGTTTTGATTTTGAATGGACAAGTCAGAGGTTTACTCCTTTGGCTTGTTTCTTTTTTATAAATGCAATCAATAATAGATTACAATTGATAGGCGCAAATATGAAAAAAACGTTCGACTACAATCCTGTCTTATACAAACTCCATTTTTAAAAACTAAATTCTTCACTTCATTTCGCCAGGGCTCAATACCTGCATTGCATTTCGTTCAGAGAGACCATGTATTATGATATATCAGACAGGAAGAAGGGCTTTGGTTTTGCCATTGAAAAAACCAAAACCCGTCTTCCTTCCCTATAGCCTAAATACTTGTCACTTCGATATGTAGTGAGGAGTCTTTTATAATTATTATGAGGCTATTTATTCCGCCAGATTAATTTTTTAAATAGTACCTGAAGATATCTAAATATTTTATAAATTGCTAGCTCATTAAAAAGCATGTGGACATTTTTTCCATTTTAAATATAAAATACCAATTCTTATGGGTGAATTTTTTAGCGACTTAACTACCATCGAAAAGATTTATTGGATGGTAACCATTGTTTCTTCTGTGTTTTTTTTGATACAAATGATTTCTGTATTTGTTTTAGGAGATATGGATGCAGATATCGATGGAGATGTAGATTTTGATGTGGAAACAGATACAGGAATTCCTTTTCAGTTCTTTACATTTAGAAACTTAGTTGGTTTTATGACCGTTTTTGGATGGTCGGGTTTAGGAAGTATTGCAAACGGAAACTCTAACCTAACTACGATTCTTATTTCTGTTATTGGTGGACTTTTAATGATGGTCTTAATGACATTCTTATTTTATTCCATTAGCAAACTAACAGCTAGTGGAAACTTGAATATGAAAAATGCTGTGGGTAAAACTGCAAGTATTTATATCCCAATAAAAGCTAAACGAGAAAGTATTGGTAAAGTTCAAGTGAAAATTCAAGGATCTTTAAGAGAACTCGATGCCGTAACTGATGATGAAGAGGATTTAAAGACTGGAATGGTAGTTACTGTGACTAAAGTCTTTGATGGAAATCTACTTCTGGTTACAAAAAGCAAATAAACAGATAGACTAATATAAAAAATCAAAAATTATGGGTACCAGTTATTTTTTAGTGGCAGCA contains:
- a CDS encoding dicarboxylate/amino acid:cation symporter yields the protein MKKLLKSMGFQILAAMVIGVLVGMYMGEDASMFAPLGTLFIQLIKMLVVPLVALSIISGAAALGATRSAGKIGISTLAYIFISTFFSVVISVALGLIFKPGEGVDISSAAAMMETTTQLTKSTAPGFWETIIGIVPDNIFEALGSGNILQIIFFGLFMGIGLSTMPAKRKDPIINSINYLLEAMIWMIKVVMYTAPIGVFGLMADSVGSFGFELILSVLNLVWVFLIGILLIGIVFYPLTIKIFTKQNIMEFFKAMTKPQLVAFSTASSLATLPLNMETCEKEFGVTKETTAFVLPLGATINMAGNAMYYALVALFFSQVYGIDLTMAQYTAIILTSTVGAVGQAGVPGPTLLVVAVLVAADIPIDGLPILYALDRVFDMIRTTLNITGDAAAAIIVDKFNQVKE
- a CDS encoding anti-sigma factor translates to MIKVKSIILLALMALVFVTSCKKDEEAPVSTNGNLNIEISGLEDLGSDYAYEGWIIVDGKAISSGVFEVDATGMMSKTSFEVALSDLNAASTYVLTIEPNRDTDPNPSSVHVLAGDFDGGSASLSVAHGAALGNDFSSSTGAYILATPTDGGSETDENSGVWWLDPSAGPAASLDLPVLPAGWAYEGWAVVDGIPISTGRFLSTSGADQSDIYSGQSADAPPFPGEDLLMNAPNGVSFPTDLAGKTVVISVEPQPDNSAAPFLLKPLVGAVPSDATDRTLYQMSNNAANTNPSGMAKKK